One genomic region from Gossypium hirsutum isolate 1008001.06 chromosome D13, Gossypium_hirsutum_v2.1, whole genome shotgun sequence encodes:
- the LOC121225322 gene encoding pentatricopeptide repeat-containing protein At1g62350, whose amino-acid sequence MQRLTRSLIAKARASSIRLLLHDTSIETQRLALVRFYVSGSAVAVSSSSPSLSIWRRKKEMTKEGLIAAKELKRLQSNPVRLHRFILSHVSRLLKSDIVSVLAEFQRQNQVFLSMKLYDVVRKEIWYRPDMFFYRDMLMMLARNRKVDESRQVWEDLKKEQVLFDQHTFGDLVRVYLDSGLPSEAMDIYDEMRQSPDPPLSLPFRVILKGLIPYPELREKVKDDFLELFPDMIVYDPPEDLFEDQELRSESEVE is encoded by the exons ATGCAGCGTTTAACTCGCAGCCTTATAGCCAAAGCTCGTGCCTCGTCGATTCGGTTGCTTTTACACGATACTTCGATTGAAACCCAAAGGCTCGCCTTGGTTCGCTTCTACGTTTCGGGTTCAGCAGTAGCAGTCTCCTCTTCGAGCCCGAGCTTATCGATATGGAGGCGGAAGAAAGAAATGACCAAAGAGGGGTTGATTGCGGCCAAGGAGCTTAAGCGCCTACAATCCAACCCGGTCCGACTGCACCGCTTTATCCTCTCCCATGTCTCTCGCTTGTTAAAGTCTGATATTGTATCTGTTCTCGCTGAGTTCCAAAGACAAAACCAGGTTTTTCTCTCCATGAAG TTATATGATGTGGTGCGTAAAGAGATATGGTACCGGCCGGATATGTTCTTTTACAGGGATATGCTTATGATGCTAGCTAGAAACCGAAAGGTAGATGAATCAAGGCAGGTTTGGGAAGATTTGAAAAAAGAGCAAGTTTTGTTTGATCAGCATACATTCGGAGACCTGGTTCGAGTATACTTAGATAGTGGATTACCGTCGGAGGCCATGGACATATACGATGAAATGAGACAATCCCCTGACCCTCCTTTGTCGTTGCCGTTTCGAGTAATCCTGAAAGGGCTCATTCCTTATCCGGAACTGAGAGAGAAGGTCAAAGATGATTTCTTGGAGCTTTTCCCGGACATGATTGTGTATGACCCACCAGAGGACTTGTTCGAAGATCAAGAGTTAAGAAGCGAGAGTGAAGTCGAGTAG
- the LOC107945053 gene encoding rho GTPase-activating protein 7: MSASLAAFERPRGGASNTVFKSGPLFISSKGIGWKSWKKRWFILTRTSLVFFKNDPSALPQRGGEVNLTLGGIDLNNSGSVVVREDKKLLTVLFPDGRDGRAFTLKAETSEDLYEWKTALEHALAQAPSAALVMGHNGIFRNDTADAIEGSFHQWRDKRTAKSLVVGRPILLALEDIDGSPSFLEKALQFLEKFGTKVEGILRQSADVEEVDRRVQEYDQGKTEFDSDEDAHVVGDCVKHVLRELPSSPVPASCCTALLEAYKIDRKEARINAMRSAMLETFPEPNRRLLQRILKMMHTISSHSHVNRMTPSAVAACMAPLLLRPLLAGECELEDDFDVNGDSSAQLLAAANAANNAQAIITTLLEEYENIFDDESLQRCSISADSQIENSASEDSTDEENSDMKDNGYHDAENEADPDTDDDPERVLSGKLSESSGYAGSDLYDYKAFEDDGSDVESPRDNHAQAENSSLVVDPPRMRDPDAQLEEQAKQNKGNENQINETDVSSVLPTGESYRSMGEILLSMDPGHPISSPGLESSTEKPVGKAKGSSLNAKRSTFWGRSNARKTPSMESVDSSGEEELAIQRLEITKNDLQHRIAKEARGNAILQASLERRKQALHERRLALEQDVSRLQEQLQAERDLRAALEVGLSMSSGQFSSSHGMDSKTRAELEEIALAEADVARLKQKVAELHHQLNQQRQHHYGSLSDACDHYQHVQNHNSQERFLQQDFDTTLAYCNHERKQRTEESLLGPDWRNVKGQGLAIGNSTRQPTRKQFVDSPNLTDSKIIEASPNMSINELCAVGSASIPSTSRAAEVIDYTRHSSAASSALVELTTRLDFFKERRSQLMEQLHNLDLNYSSTSSQDFVYKPPSSPPWN; this comes from the exons ATGTCGGCTTCGTTAGCGGCATTCGAGCGGCCTAGAGGAGGAGCCTCAAACACG GTTTTTAAGAGTGGCCCTCTTTTCATATCATCAAAAG GGATCGGATGGAAGTCTTGGAAGAAGAGGTGGTTTATCCTCACACGCACTTCATTGGTGTTCTTTAAAAATGATCCT AGTGCCCTACCACAACGAGGTGGTGAAGTAAATTTGACTTTGGGGGGCATTGATTTGAATAATTCTGGAAG TGTTGTTGTTAGAGAAGATAAAAAGTTGTTGACTGTATTGTTTCCTGATGGGCGTGATGGACGGGCCTTTACCCTTAAG GCGGAGACATCGGAGGATTTGTACGAGTGGAAGACAGCTCTAGAACATGCCCTCGCACAAGCCCCAAGTGCTGCACTTGTCATGGGACACAATGGGATTTTCCGAAATGACACAGCTGATGCAATAGAAGGGTCATTCCATCAAT GGAGAGACAAACGCACTGCTAAGTCATTGGTTGTTGGGAGACCTATTTTGCTCGCGCTTGAAGATATTGATGGGAGCCCATCATTCCTAGAGAAAGCTCTGCAGTTTCTTGAGAAGTTTG GAACTAAAGTGGAGGGAATTCTACGTCAGTCTGCCGATGTTGAGGAGGTTGACCGTAGAGTTCAAGAATATGACCAAG GCAAGACTGAATTTGATTCTGATGAAGATGCTCATGTTGTGGGAGATTGTGTTAAG CACGTACTAAGGGAGCTGCCCTCATCACCAGTTCCTGCATCCTGCTGTACTGCATTGCTGGAGGCTTACA AAATTGATCGGAAGGAAGCCCGGATAAATGCAATGCGCTCTGCAATGTTAGAGACATTTCCTGAACCAAACCGGCGCCTGTTGCAAAG GATTCTTAAGATGATGCATACAATCTCTTCTCATTCACACGTGAATCGAATGACTCCGTCTGCCGTGGCTGCTTGCATGGCACCCTTGCTATTACGCCCCTTATTAGCTGGTGAATGTGAATTGGAGGATGACTTTGACGTTAATGGCGATAGTTCTGCCCAGCTTCTTGCTGCTGCAAATGCTGCTAATAATGCTCAAGCCATCATTACAACTCTTTTGGAGGAATATGAGAATATTTTTGAC GATGAAAGTCTACAAAGATGTTCTATTTCAGCTGATTCTCAGATTGAAAATAGTGCTAGTGAAGATTCCACTGATGAGGAAAATTCAGATATGAAAGACAATGGCTACCATGATGCAGAAAATGAAGCTGATCCAGACACAGACGATGATCCTGAACGTGTGCTTAGTGGAAAACTAAGTGAAAGCAGTGGCTATGCAGGCAGTGATCTGTATGACTATAAG gCATTTGAGGATGATGGTTCAGATGTTGAATCCCCCAGAGACAATCATGCTCAGGCTGAGAATTCAAGCTTAGTTGTAGATCCTCCAAGGATGAGAGACCCTGATGCTCAGCTGGAGGAACAGGCTAAGCAGAATAAAGGAAATGAAAATCAAATTAATGAGACAGATGTCTCAAGTGTGCTACCTACTGGTGAATCTTACCGATCAATGGGTGAGATTCTGTTGTCAATGGATCCTGGCCATCCCATATCTTCACCTGGGCTTGAATCTTCCACTGAGAAGCCAGTTGGTAAAGCTAAAGGCTCAAGTCTTAATGCTAAGAGATCAACATTTTGGGGAAGAAGTAAC GCTAGAAAGACACCATCAATGGAATCTGTTGATTCTTCAGGTGAAGAAGA GCTTGCTATACAGAGGCTTGAGATCACAAAGAATGATCTACAACATCGTATCGCAAAAGAG GCTAGAGGAAATGCAATTTTGCAAGCTAGCTTGGAAAGGAGAAAACAAGCTCTACATGAACGTCGTTTGGCACTTGAACAAGAT GTCTCTAGATTACAAGAGCAGCTACAAGCTGAAAGGGATCTTAGAGCGGCTCTAGAAGTTGGATTGAGCATGTCATCTGGACAATTTTCTAGTTCCCATGGAATGGATTCCAAGACAAGGGCCGAGCTTGAGGAAATTGCTCTTGCTGAAGCTGATGTGGCTAGATTGAAGCAGAAAGTTGCTGAACTCCATCATCAACTGAATCAGCAACGGCAACATCATTATGGTTCTCTCTCTGATGCATGTGACCATTATCAGCATGTCCAAAATCATAACTCTCAAGA GAGGTTTCTCCAGCAAGATTTTGACACAACCCTTGCTTATTGTAATCATGAGAGGAAACAAAGAACAGAG gAGAGTTTGTTAGGGCCAGACTGGAGAAATGTTAAAGGACAGGGATTGGCAATCGGCAACAGCACCAGGCAGCCTACTCGAAAGCAATTTGTGGATTCACCGAACCTGACTGACTCAAAAATTATTGAGGCATCGCCAAATATGTCTATCAATGAGCTTTGTGCAGTTGGTTCTGCCTCTATCCCTTCCACTTCAAGAGCAGCAGAG GTGATTGATTATACGAGACATTCATCAGCAGCTTCTTCTGCTTTAGTGGAATTAACAACCCGTCTCGATTTCTTCAAAGAACGACGATCCCAACTAATGGAACAGCTCCACAACCTTGATCTCAACTACAGCAGCACATCGTCTCAGGATTTTGTATACAAACCACCGTCATCACCTCCATGGAACTAA